Genomic segment of Aquarana catesbeiana isolate 2022-GZ linkage group LG02, ASM4218655v1, whole genome shotgun sequence:
tgaaaagtgagatTCTGCCTGAAACGGTGAACACAGCCTTTAAAGCTGTCCAGTTAACAGGTTACACATGGAGACGGCATTCTTTATTTCTCTTTATTTCTCTTTTACAGAGTTGTCTCCTTCCGTGTGGCTCTTGGTGATCACAACCTTAGTGTGAATGAGGGAACTGAACAGATCATTGCTGTGTCCAGCATCACTAAGCATGCCAGATGGAATCCTAACAATGTAGCTGCTGGGTAAGACATGATCTGGTTATCTTATCATCCATATCAACTTGACATCATGATAATCATAGGGGTGCACTGCATGGCTCTTGAACTATGGTGACAGGCTTAAGCAGCCCATATATgagtcttttctttttctttcaaccagcgggttgaacaaaaaaaagagacaacATCCACATCAAGAATCACTcatgctgagctattgtattgtgACTGTGGGGAgactcatattttattcacaatagaaaatagaaaccatatcaaatgtttaaactgagaaaacgtaccaaaaaataaggtcattttgaaattgatggcagcgacaaatctcaaaaaaagttggaacagggcaataaaaagctggcaaagtaagccgtactaacaaggaagagccaGAGTGTCTCAgtagtaaagatgggcagaggttcaccgatctgtaaaaagctgcatcctaaaattgtcaaacaatttcagaataatgttccttttattatatcatcatctacagtacatatgaTCATCGAAAGGATCTTCGGCCCTCAGACAGGACTGCAATAAAACAGCCATGATTCTGTGATGgccatcactgcatgggctcagaatACATCCAAAAATCAGTCTGTGAACATAGTttgctgtgccatccaaaaatgcaaggtaaatctacagtggggacggaaagtattcagatcccgttaaatttttcactctttgttatatttcagccatttgctaaaatcatttaagttcattttttttcctcattaatgtacacacagcaccccatattgacagaaaaacacagaattgttgacagttttgcagatttttaaaaaaagaaaaactgaaatatcacatggtcctaagtattcagaccctttgctcagtatttagtagaagcaccattttgatctaatacagctatgagtctttttgggaaacatgcaacaagtttttcacacctggatttggggatcctctgccattcctccttgcagatcctctccagttctgtcaggttggatggtaaacgttagtggacagccatttttacgtctctccagagatgctcaattgggtttaagtcagggctctggctgggccattcaagaacagtcacagagttgtaccgcttagaattaaggccaaaaagttctatcttggtctcatcagaccagagaatcttatttctcaccatcttggagtccttcaggtgttttttagcaaactccatgtgggctttcatgtgtcttgcactgaggagaggcttccgtcaggccactctgccataaagctccgactggtggagggctgcagtgatggttgactttctacaaatttctcccatctcccgactgcatctctggagctcagccacagtgatctttgggttcttctttacctctctcaccaaggctcttctcccccgatagctcagtttggccggacggaagggttctggtcgtcccaaacgtcttccatttaaggattatggaggccactgtgctcttaggaaccttaagtgcagcagaattttttttgtaaccttggccagatctgtgccttgccacaattctgtctctgagctcttcaggcagttcctttgacctcatgattctcatttgctctgacatgcactgtgagctgtaaggtcttatatagacaggtgtgtggctttcctaatcaagtccaatccgtataatcaaacacagctggactcaaatgaaggtgtagaaccatctcaaggatgatcagaagaaatggacagcacctgagtttatgagtgtcacagcaaagggtctgaatacttaggaccatgtgatatttcagtttttattttttaataaatctgcaaaaatgtcaacaattctgtgtttttctgtcaatatggggtgctgtgtgtacattaatgaggaaaaaaatgaacttaaatgattttagcaaatggctgcaatataacaaagagtgaaaaatttaaggggatctgaacactttccgtccccccTGTATATCATGCAACAAacaagccatatctgaacatgatccagaaacgttgccatcttctctgggccaaagctaatctgaaatggtctgttgcaaagtggaaaactgttttgTGGTCAGATGAATAGAAATTTGACATTTACTTTGCCAACCATGGGTGCCGCATCCTCCGGACTAAAGAGGAGAAGAaccttccagcttgttatcagTGCACAGTTCAAAAGCCCtaatctctgatggtatgggggtgcattagtgcatatggaatggccaacttgcacatctggaaaggcaccatcagtgctgaaagatatatccaggttttagagtggCATATGCATCAGACAATGTCTTTTTCAGCTAAGACCTTGCAAGTTTCAACAGGACAATactaaactgcatactgcatctatgacaaaaGCGTTGCTTTCTAGTAGAAGAGTCAGTtgtttaactggcctgcctgcagtccagaccttttaccaactgaaaatatttggtgcatcttgaaacaaaaCATACAACAAAGAGGACTCAGgattgttgagcagttagaatcctatatcaggcaagaatgggacagtATACCTCTCCCAAAACTGCAGCAACTggtctcagttcccagacatttaggcccctttcacacatgcggacagtatgtccgtatttcatccatccattttcggatgaaatacggacatacatgcatccctatgggatagcgggtgtcagcggatgtacatccgctaacacccgatgtcgtccgcctccgctctcgtccgattctgcggacggaagaaaatcctatttttctatccgtctccagagcggatcggaggaacacggacagacggtccgtgttcctccgatcccccataggagagagcggagatctgacagggcggtccctgcacagtgtgcaggtcccgccctgtcatctgcctgctcagctggggaaagcggagcaatccccgctgagcagtggataaacacggggcggatcaacacggatccgtcccgtgtgaaaggggccttacagagtgttgttaaaagaagaggggataatacaccatggtaaacatggccttCTCCCAACTCAtctgagacatgttgctgccatcaatttcaaaatgaactTATTTTTTTCTGAACCACTTCCATACTGGCCCTATTCTGGCATgccactcctacatgtaaaattcatcaattttttgctacaaaattactcaaaacccccaaacattgtatgttTTTTagcagggaataaaatggtggttgttgcaactttttatgtcacacggtatttgcgcagcaatttttagaatgtgttttttttggggaaaaaaaatagtttcatgattaaaaaaaacacaaacacaaaattttacccaatttttttaaataatgtgaaagatgatgttatgcctagtaaatagatacctaacatatcgcgctttaaaattgagcacacttgcggaatggtgccaaacttcggtacttaaaaatcttcataggcgacacaggttacctgtttaaagttacataggaggtcttgggctagaattattgctctcgctctaatgtttgcggcgatacctcacatgtgtggtttgaattccATTAACATATGCAAGTGCGacgtacgtatgcattcgcttctgcaagtCGGgggcgctttgaattttttttttttttaatttattttactttttaaaaatttttttacacttttccttgaatttttttcttcctgttacaaggaatgtaaacctcccttgtaataagaatagggCATGACCGGTCTTCTTTATGTAGAGACGTGGGGtttataagtccccacatctctcctctaggctggaaagcctgagatcaaaaaaaaaaatgaactcagaCTCTCCAGCCGAATACagggcagtgtttacatctgccagggccggacatgacgtcataacatcacccGGCCTCCGGCCtctgagagtcatagagatgaccggggaccatctggtcctcggtcAGCTTTATGGTAAACTTCTGCCGACATCAGATTCCTTCTCTGGTTTACCAATCGCATGTTCCCTCCTGTCGTCTGTAAAAATAATCAATCGTCTGAACCGCTATGATTGTTTACATGACAGAGAATCgctggcagaaaaagaagatgtctgaatgatgcctgcggctgcaggcatcattcagatttaaCCACTTAGACTCCAGGATGTCACATGACGTCCACCTAAGGAGAAGCGTTTAAAGTGGTTAATTTTCTCAGTGTaagcatttgatatgttttctattttctattgtgaataaaatatatgtTTATGAGATTTTCAATTCATTGCAttctttttatgtagattttacacagcctcccaacttttttggaattggggtatAGACACTAACATAATATATTggcatcctagattgtaagctctagcgagcagggccctctgattcctcttgtaccaaattgtaatgtaactgtaatgtctgccttcattttgttaagggctgtgcaaactgttggcgctatataaatcctgtataataataatttgtgtTTGCTAATTATTGTATATCATGTGGTCTCTTTTTTTAGTTATGATATTGCCATCCTCCATCTGGCTGCCAGTGCCACTCTGAATAACTATGTTAAGCTGGCTTCTCTGCCAGCTGATGGCAGTATCCTGGCCAACAACTACAGCTGCACAATTACTGGATGGGGAAGAACCACCAGTAAGTATTTCTATAACAGAATCACACGTACAGTTATAACTGATGTTTAGAAAAATCTCAAATAAACCTTTGATTTTGATGCTGTTAGCAATCAGGTTGCAGATTTTTACAGGttggaaaataaaatagaaattctGACTCCAGTGCACATTACAGATATTTTTCTGTAATCCATGTTTTCCATGAAGCTTATTGCTGTCAAGTCATATTTTGTGTGTGGTCTAGTATTAAGACACACACTTAAACCTTAGAATTCTGtacttaaagctgtattaaacccaacacCAAACAAACAAAGCTTACCAATTCTTTTGACTTGATggttgcttttgtttttttgtttttttaggcttgATTTCCTTTACTTTAACTGAAGTATTGGCCTTTAAGTCTGTTGATTTGCAACAGAACATGCTCTGCTGCAAATGTATCAGCTAGAGTGTTGAGACAAGCCGTTTACTactgacaggtgtgcttacaatggtcagcttttatttattcatgtagaaCCTTTATCCCAAATGAAAAACAAAGGGTTGCTGTAAATGATTGTGTAACTGCAGTGCACtcgggcactctaatacagaaggtgtgttactggccaaatcaccaggtgaaaacgaagggggaaaaaagcctaaaaaaaataaaaaaaaaataaaactaatgcagccaccacatctaatgatttgtaagctgcaatatattacatttttggttctgggttttaatactactttaaaataTTCTTACTTACAATGCATTTCTACTGCAACAGTCACTTTGCTAGTATGTCTAACCTCCTTTTAAacttaatataaataaaataatttgtttAATCAACAGCCGgtggatctctgccttccatcCTCCAGCAGGCTCCCCTGCCCGTTGTTGCACATGCAACCTGCTCTACCAGCTCCTACTGGGGCAGCACTGTGAAGACCACCATGGTGTGTGCTGGTGGCAATGGAGTCCAGGCTGGTTGCAATGTGAGTTTTACCTCTTTATGTTTTTTtgtaatattcattttttttctggatAAAGTAATACTTatcacttttatattatattcatAGGGTGATTCTGGTGGACCTCTGAACTGTCCAGTCAGTGGAGTGTTTGAGGTGCATGGTATTGCTAGCTTTGTATCCTCCCTTGGATGCAATGCTTACCTGAAGCCCACAGTGTTCACCAGAGTGTCCGCTTACATCTCCTGGATTAACAGCGTAAGTATTTTCTTCACAACTGTATATTTTTAGGGCAAGACTATTGTTTAACATTAGCAAATAAATGTCATGAAAGCTTTTATGTATAATTGGTAATTATGTATTTTTGGTTTTAGATGAGTGGATTAgaccacctgtcaggtttttattaatgACTGTTGAGAGTCACCAAATATTTTGTCATGTTGACTGTTattaaaaaatcccaaattttgagtgtttgtcagaacaggaatagagaagaCATTTTTGAATAGGCACACTAGTCTTGGTGACCCTGGTGACTACCAGGAATCCCCCTCACTGGTTTTAATCTCACTCCCTGTTGTAGTTATGGGACAGGAAGGTGAAGCCTGGTACACGCTActagtttttttctgttcaacccagcgggACAGCTCagatcggagccactgtactaacaatccaatgttagtacagcgatctctcccgctgagctattgtgttctgacagggttccccccccccccccgccaacactccggtcagcgctcattggctgaaagcgctgatcaggagccggtcggctgctggcttctgtcggaccggctgcaatacatagtttttattgaactggccgatgtcacccgatattcggcccgtgtgttctaggcttaaaggagaagtccagcctgagattttttggctgggcttctcctatgggtcacaggagtgcaatacgttgcactcctgtgacccgttttcagcagaaagcAGTCTGAAGTCCACTGTCCGCTAAAGTCACTGCCATCGGTCGAGCCACTGCATCATCCCAACTGCCCAAGTCTGGATTCGCCAGCTGACTTGATTGACGGCAGTCTCAGAGAGTCGCTAAGATGCCCACTCCcagtccctccacagctcagcgctccagtgagcgtggagaagcagagaggagagacgctgactgacagtcagcagctctcttctcagtgatctgtgaaaaccgagccataTGTATATCTGTGAAAACCGAGCAATGTtcagtggctcagttctcagtgcagagacggcgagggacagatgcagcatccacataggtaagtatgaatctaaaataaaaaaaacatacttctcttttaggaaaatccctctaaagccccatacacactattcaattttctgcagatttttctcttcagttttaccaaaaccatgtagtgcaagggcctgcctgattgcataaaaatttaaactcttaaggtttgacgtcatattatatggttttggttaatctgaagacaaaaatctgcagaaaatccaatagtgtgtatggggctttaagcctcgtacacacaatcggattttccacagacaaagtgCCACGTCACGGTAGAAGTTCatggcgtgtgccgtgaacttgtcttgcatacaaacggtacgcaattgtcggccaacaaacatgaacctagtgacgtactacgtggaatttcagctcttgagcaccatcctttgggcaccttctgctaatgtcgtgtttggtgagcattgattccgagcatgcgtgtttgtactttagacttttgtgtgacggccttgtgtacacacgatatgaaaatctgacaacaggccattgtccgccaaaaatttactagcctgctatccaacatttgtcggcggaaagttgaccaacaattgtctgatggagtgtactaacggtcgTATTTTAGGCAAACGGTCTGTCattacacaattccctgccgaaaatccgatcatgtgtaagaGGCTTTaataggacacagatggggaaaaaaaaaactgacatgggttataaccctcactctatccaaaataaaatcagTTCTACTTGAATAAATAAGACTGAAGGCaaactaaaaaatattaaaatataaaagatctGTGAACATAATGTTGCAGTTAACACTGAAGAAAATGAGCCGTTAAAATGATCAAAGTTGCCTCAAAACTTTTTgtacgtccctttttttttttttttttttacttggggatTATATTATAGTGTTGTTCCACCCAAAAACAATTATTTCAGgtttaaactggccatagatggatttttttcttttcatttagccaGCAGGccgaaaaaaaaaggaacaatttcTTTAATCTACACAATCGAGGTGTATAGATGTATAGAGGAATCCTCCCTAGtgagatattgtattctgacagaatacactgatcagtggctgatcAAAATACATTTCCAACAAGTCCGTTCAACAGAAATCGATTGTTGGATCGACTTCTGTCAATTAAGATCagacacacatggatcaaaatttggctggtccctaccGAACTGGCCTAATTTCGACCCATCTATGACTAGCTTTCTTAGTTAGATACAGGTATAGAAAGTCACCTAAACACATCTATGAAGAACTGAAATGGTTGATTCTCAGCCTCTCTTACTTGTTGGTGACATTAGCAACTGGACTTCCTCTCCCAGTTCTCTTCTCCTGTATGCAGCAAGTGACATTTATGAAATGGCGCAGTAAAAGACATGTGGTTCCCAAGGTAAACCCATGTGGAGCTGCAGCTCAAACTTATTCCTTCTGAGGTGTGTTTTCTAATAGAAGTAAATTACATCATACATCTAAAATAAGGATACATGTGCCTATTTTTAATGCAATGATGTATTGTATGCCATTCGTTTTTaacaaaacaaattatatatatatatatatatttaagtgtaTTATATATGTTTCATTTTATTTCAGAACATCTAAACCAAGACTATGGAAAGCAAGGCAGTGTTTTTGGAATCCATTCTATTAATATCAATGGAAATgttaaaagtgttaaaaatgtgatTAAAGATTGTTTGTCACAAGAATTACTGTCTAGTCCATTTTTTATACATTTGTACATGGCTTTTTATATTACTGTATAAGCAAATTACACATCCGGAAGGTCTCCAGTGGGAGAATCAATGATGGAAAAGAATCTAGGTTTTTTTTGTAGATCACATActtagtaatagcatgcaatgccaagccacaGCTAAGAAAGCTACAAGATATggtcatgcattaaaaaagggtatACAATCAAAGATAAATCAACAATTCTAcccctttacaaaacactggttcgAGATTATCTTGCAGTGACAGCCCGTCAATAGGGGGCGCACATGCGCCAccccccccatgaaaaaaaaaagtggtcctttAAGTGTGTATGGACCCCAGCACACAGCTTTCTATTGGAAGCTTGATGTGGCTGCAATCAGGTGATTGCGGCTGAGAAACTTCATTGGGCTGACTTTATAGTGTCCTCACGGTCGCAAGCTATGCACCCGGAACACTCCCACTCTGCAATGATTCTTCCTGTTGCTGATGTGTGATTGGCGAGTCCAGAGGACAGTAGGCTGTGCTTTGCACGGAACTgtggcgtcacttccagtttcccaccACTTACTGTGTGGATGGAATGGAAGCAGACCAAGGCCTGAACGCACCTCTGTAATTCTTGGCCGAACTGGTAAAGGTAAGCTAAGCAACAGTGTGCTGACAGACGCCTCTTCGCCCAGCACACACTTCCCCACTTCTCTTTTTCCACTCCAGTCCACCACCTGAGTCAGTGGCAGTGCAGACTGGGCCCAGGGGATGACTGATTCCACGGCTGGAGAGCGGGATATGTGTATGTACAGAGATCGGCTTGGAggagagaccttcctccatcaccaCTGAAGTGTGTACTGGATCTGGGTAGGTGGGAGTGCAGAGCCCCCAGGCAGTGAAGGGTTATAAGCTTACTGCATTCCCTGAGACAGTACATCTGGATGGGGCTGCTAGGGTTAAATGAttggcaggtgggggggggggggggcagccaggcAGTGAGTAATAATATGTTAGTTGTGTGGGCtgtcctcccctcctttcctttcACCCATCTGAATGTACTCCCAGTCTGCTCCAGAGCGAAGGCAGTGTAGCAAGGTggattgtgaggcatagtgggtgcaaggtggtcAAAGTTATTGGGCAcggacacttcttggatgtaaaagaggttatattactcttaacagtcctttttttatatttttgggggttagggccaggacacccttcagtagtggtagattcaattggcagactttgagacttcaataggaggacagccgtgcagggaaaggccccagcaaggtgccacatctgcacatgcagggatgctgtctcctatggcaacaatctttaacagttcctaactcaacataacagttccttcagcttcactacaactgcctcttgtagttctccAACACTGAGCTCTCGGTCTCTCACTTGACCCTCTGATTCagtgactctgaatcccttgagctcctccaatctttgtgaTGGTATCTccttcaagcgtcacccacgcttccctgctggattcctagcttggcactccagatacttctcaagcttcacccctgctgaccggctcggtccctagcttgacacacaaggctgctctgcaaccatctcctccgctggttggatccttgacttgatcaccgcctgaagtttcccaattctccactgtgcccatttggtgagaatgctgctccgatacttgcttcagttactcactgtggtcccctgtaataagaaggatggtccctttgtggtaacagcttcctttctacctctgaccactgacaggttctctggctggcagaaccatcacttctggttggactgcaagccgcaatcccaaccctgcactgctctcttacttctggataggccctcacacagcctggcagccagatacccccgggataggcccaatctccggcttAGCAGCCCAGGGcacacgacacacatccacccagacagccatccaggtggcaccgaacatagatcacctgactccacccgaataaataggctctcccagcaggccaagggattcaagaaaacccctgcccattggctgagataccccatatacccataatctgaccttgagttgtccttctcatatctagtacaaCCAGGTGTCCGaccacctagcggtagaagagaagagtacaaccaggccaagcttagggagaaatcaatggatctctaacaattggcCAGGgtactactcctggcaagtaaattagtgaggagcatccctgactaaaccccagggtgctacaaacaaaaaaagaccgacaatttggaaaaaaagcaatatttttaactttttgctataataaatatcctcaaaaaatatatataaaaaaaatttcttccacagtttaaccacttgccgaccgccgcacgactatatacgtcggcagaatggcacgggcaggcaaaaggacgtgtatgtacgtccttgcctgcccgcgggtggggggtccgatcggaccccccccggtgccagcggcggtcggcaaatctccccccggcgatcggaggtgagggggaggccatccattcgtggcccccccctcgcgatcgctcccagccaatgggatcatttccctgcctctgtattgtacacagaggcagaggaaatgatgtcatctctcctcggctcggtattttccgttccgggccgaggagagaagactgtaatgtgagtgcacaacacacacacacacagtagaacatgccaggcacacaaaacaccccgatcccccccccccgatcgccccccgatccccccccaatcaccccccccccccgtcacaaactgacaccagcaggttttttttttttttctgattactgtattggtgtcagtttgtgacatttacagtgttaggacagttagtattacccccctgtaggtctaggatacccccctaaccccccctaataaagttttaaccccttgatcaccccctgtcaccagtgtcgctaagcgatcatttttctgatcgctgtattagtgtcgctggtgacgctagttagtgaggtaaatatttaggttcgccgtcagcgttttatagcgacagggacctccatatactacctaataaatattttaaccccttgattgccccctagttaaccctttcaccactgatcactgtataaccgttacgggtgacgctggttagtttgtttattttttatagtgtcagggcacccgccgaataaagatttagccccctgatcgcccggcggtgatatgcgtcgccccaggcagcgtcagattagcgccagtaacgctaacacccacgcacgcagcatacgcttcccttagtggtatagtatctgtacggatcaatatctgatctgatcagatctatactagcgtccccagcagtttagggttcccaaaaacacagtgttagcgggatcagcccagatacctgctagcacctgcgttttgcccctccgcccggctcggcccagcccacccaagtgcagtatcgatcgatcacggtcacttacaaaacactaaacgcataactgcagcgttcgcagagtcaggcctgatcactgcgatcgctaacagtttttttggtagcgttttggtgaaatggcaagcaccagccccaggcagcgtcaggttagtgccagtagcgctaacacccacgcacgcaccgtacacctcccttagtggtatagtatctgaacgcatcaatatctgatccgatcagatctatactagcgtccccaacagtttaggattcccaaaaacgcagtgttagcgggatcagcccagatacctgctagcacctgcgttttgcccctccgcccggcccagcccagcccacccaagtgcagtatcgatcgatcactgtcacttacaaaacgctaaacgcataactgcagcattcgcagagtcaggcctgatccctgcgatcgctaacagtttttttggtagcgttttggtgaactggcaagcaccagccccaggcagcgtcaggttagtgccagtagcgctaacacccacgcacgcaccgtacacctcccttagtggtatagtatctgaactgatcaatatctgatctgatccgatcagatctatactggcatccccagcagtttagggttcccaaaaacgcagtgttagtgggatcagcccagatacctgctagcacctgcgttttgcccctccgcccggcccagcccacccaagtgcagtatcgatcgatcactgtcacttacaaaacactaaacgcataactgcagcgttcgcagagtcaggcctgatccctgcgatcgttaacagtttttttggtagcgttttggtgaactggcaagcgccagcggcctagtacaccccggtcatagtcaaaccagcactgcagtaacacttggtgacgtggcgagtcccataagtgcagttcaagctggtgaggtggcaagcacaagtagtgtcccgctgccacaaagaagacaaacacaggcccgtcgtgcccataatgcc
This window contains:
- the LOC141127361 gene encoding chymotrypsin-like elastase family member 1, with product MLRFLVLAALVLCGYAADEKLRFIEDNAKVVGGSDASPNAWPWQISLQYLSGSSWYHTCGGSLIRANRVLTAAHCVDRVVSFRVALGDHNLSVNEGTEQIIAVSSITKHARWNPNNVAAGYDIAILHLAASATLNNYVKLASLPADGSILANNYSCTITGWGRTTTGGSLPSILQQAPLPVVAHATCSTSSYWGSTVKTTMVCAGGNGVQAGCNGDSGGPLNCPVSGVFEVHGIASFVSSLGCNAYLKPTVFTRVSAYISWINSNI